In uncultured Desulfobacter sp., one DNA window encodes the following:
- a CDS encoding TonB-dependent receptor encodes MKIFQTAIVFISILIAIDQSIADSGQSEISLDTITVTANKQEENIQDVPMSITAFDEFALEDKNITSVRDLTDYVPNLILIHDGATAYARPVMRGIVAEVGSDVSTAMFIDGIPVLSPNGYENPLQDIERVEVLRGPQGTLYGKNATAGAINIITRQPDNDFRGKVSVDGGEDYKKEVAFNLSGPIIQDNLYFGVSGQYYDKDGFIKNGHTGGEANDQAHWYGKGQLRWAPIDDLNISFIFSQIQYDNGGDNIGLSEDGAASMGMTASGDREVYSDLDTYNKAKISAQALKVSYNFSEALNLTSITTHRLYEDDQAIDFDFNPVAILPSTSDNEEDKISQELRLSSNTEKMTWVAGIYYDKDDNMADLTYGPSYALNRDLGGEAYAIYGQLRYALTPKIGLTGGLRYETQDKDMQDHATGNSFDDTWDDIAPKFSVDYAITEQVMGYATVAKGFRSGGFNAMSNDSAYDSYDSEELWSYEIGAKSQLLENRLIVNGALFYMDIDDMQVNESLAFGRYITNAGTAVSYGAELEVLAKITPRFTMTANAGYTNAEFDEYQDAAGDYSDNKAPNVPEYTFAIGGQYRAGNGFYANVDWVCVGKTYLERTNTYERDAYQLINAKVGYEAENWDIYLYGKNIFDEDYSSQTSNYVYYSDPREIGVKLTYRL; translated from the coding sequence ATGAAAATTTTTCAAACAGCTATTGTATTCATTTCGATCTTGATTGCCATAGATCAATCCATAGCAGATAGTGGACAATCCGAAATATCATTGGATACCATCACTGTAACGGCAAATAAGCAGGAAGAAAATATCCAGGATGTTCCGATGAGTATCACTGCATTTGATGAATTTGCACTTGAAGACAAAAATATCACTTCTGTCCGCGATTTGACCGATTACGTTCCAAATCTGATACTCATCCACGACGGCGCTACAGCCTACGCAAGACCTGTTATGAGAGGGATTGTGGCTGAAGTAGGATCAGATGTTTCAACGGCCATGTTCATCGACGGGATCCCGGTTTTATCACCTAATGGATATGAGAACCCCCTGCAAGACATTGAGCGAGTAGAAGTGTTGCGTGGTCCCCAAGGAACGTTGTACGGAAAAAATGCCACAGCAGGTGCTATCAATATTATTACCCGTCAACCGGATAACGATTTTCGTGGAAAGGTTTCGGTTGATGGTGGAGAGGACTATAAAAAAGAAGTTGCTTTTAATCTGAGCGGGCCTATTATTCAGGACAATCTCTACTTTGGAGTGTCTGGCCAATATTACGATAAAGACGGTTTTATTAAAAATGGACACACAGGTGGAGAGGCAAACGATCAAGCACATTGGTACGGCAAAGGCCAACTCAGATGGGCGCCGATAGACGACCTTAATATTAGTTTCATTTTTTCTCAGATCCAATATGACAATGGAGGCGACAACATAGGGTTGAGTGAAGATGGCGCCGCTAGCATGGGGATGACGGCCTCCGGCGACCGGGAAGTATATTCCGATCTTGACACCTATAACAAAGCGAAAATCTCAGCTCAAGCCTTAAAAGTCAGTTATAATTTTAGTGAGGCATTAAATTTAACCTCAATCACCACTCACCGCCTATATGAAGATGATCAGGCCATAGATTTTGACTTTAATCCCGTTGCAATATTGCCTTCTACGTCTGACAATGAAGAAGACAAAATTTCTCAGGAACTAAGGCTATCGTCAAATACGGAGAAGATGACTTGGGTGGCCGGTATCTATTATGATAAAGACGATAATATGGCTGACCTGACATATGGACCTTCTTACGCACTAAACAGAGATCTTGGGGGCGAGGCCTACGCCATTTATGGTCAACTTCGTTACGCATTAACGCCCAAAATTGGCTTGACCGGTGGTCTTCGTTATGAAACCCAGGACAAAGACATGCAGGATCATGCTACAGGCAATTCATTTGATGATACCTGGGATGACATTGCACCTAAATTCAGTGTGGATTATGCCATAACGGAACAGGTAATGGGGTACGCTACGGTTGCGAAAGGTTTCCGGTCAGGTGGTTTCAATGCGATGAGTAACGATTCTGCATATGACAGCTATGACAGCGAAGAGCTGTGGTCCTATGAAATAGGCGCTAAAAGTCAACTTCTTGAAAACAGATTAATCGTAAACGGCGCACTTTTTTACATGGATATAGATGACATGCAGGTGAATGAGTCACTGGCCTTTGGGCGCTACATAACCAATGCTGGTACGGCTGTCTCCTATGGCGCAGAACTGGAAGTACTGGCAAAAATCACGCCTCGATTCACCATGACGGCAAACGCCGGCTATACGAATGCAGAATTCGACGAGTATCAGGACGCCGCAGGCGACTATAGCGATAACAAGGCCCCTAATGTCCCCGAATATACATTTGCCATAGGGGGACAATATCGAGCAGGGAACGGCTTTTATGCCAACGTTGATTGGGTCTGTGTTGGAAAAACGTATTTAGAAAGGACAAATACGTATGAAAGAGATGCGTATCAACTGATTAATGCCAAAGTTGGATATGAAGCTGAAAATTGGGATATTTATCTCTATGGAAAGAATATCTTTGATGAAGATTACTCAAGTCAAACCTCGAATTATGTATATTACAGTGATCCTCGTGAAATAGGCGTAAAGCTTACCTATCGGCTCTAA
- a CDS encoding C-GCAxxG-C-C family protein, protein MTSLSAVNLINGGHTCSESILMAYAPQFGLTQETAARIAAGFAGGLAQGKTCGAVTAAVMVIGLKYGPGLCVDPYKKELCRYLTQEFCHRFRKKR, encoded by the coding sequence ATGACTTCCCTCAGTGCAGTAAACCTGATAAATGGCGGTCACACCTGTTCGGAATCCATCCTCATGGCCTATGCGCCCCAGTTCGGTCTGACACAGGAAACCGCAGCCAGGATTGCCGCAGGATTTGCAGGCGGTCTGGCTCAGGGCAAAACCTGCGGTGCCGTTACCGCCGCTGTCATGGTCATCGGGCTTAAATACGGCCCGGGGCTTTGTGTTGACCCTTACAAAAAAGAGTTGTGCCGTTACCTGACCCAGGAATTCTGCCACAGATTCCGGAAAAAACGCTGA
- a CDS encoding DEAD/DEAH box helicase, whose translation MKGNAKLQGIVFIYEESRSVKNNAFTVRIEERRKEGNTWIPAGPKKVYTARDLQRPRLKILDKTLFSMAFKSETDFRQMEARFFSPDQEYTLFRISPYDLKRFIDRCNAKKLLCSKDGRLLRFQYIKKMIPEIVFKDSGNAFDAFLALNGHKMQAPCYETASDPVRIVSGTRVYELPKGLPMSVIKDLVRGKTIPNDEFDETLAGLSRYAGKLSLNIPGRAKKIDRHAVFTPVLDFDPDLKYADLGFEYKGFGILSMTDTRQVLLNHETNLELHRNFDEELKFRDMLKRHGAVFDAHTPKDCFIPERKREKILYHVQKQGGVLNVSGRFLVLDIKVAWDIRATQEEILVGGAVCYQGQQTGMENILDACLCGQPWFDLPGGLKGFLPTDLIRDFEHLELRGDFRDEDIRFNKYDFSFIDRFFNNKESVGRDHLFSRYLAFLKNRGTPDHPVKVPKTLKAELRPYQKTGFAWLRGLAGFGFCGILADDMGLGKTVQVLTFLLDAKEQSGGGHISLVVVPKTLMWNWESEAKRFAPDLRLLVYAGASRDKSLSNLFDVDLVITSYGLVRQDEDHLTRISWDLVVLDEAQAIKNPKSQISGSIKALNAANRLSLTGTPIENRPLDLWSQFDFLMPGFLGDQTEFQKIYAGQDQESLNRLKILTAPFILRRMKKQVCKELPLKAEITLYCGFSREQRTCYDDILNTGKRKLADRQESQDSRTMQILTLLLRLRQAACHPALAAGTFPTGIRPEESSQKFELVLETAREIIQSGYKILIFSQFVALLDLVDQMLVAHGIKRFTLYGRTKKRQDEIQGFKQSPDPCAFLISLKAGGVGLNLTEAGYVFLLDPWWNPAVENQAIDRSYRIGQENPVTVYRFITKNSVEENISRLQAKKQAMGKAVLGHKGLSDATLTEKELLELIY comes from the coding sequence ATGAAAGGTAATGCCAAATTGCAGGGAATAGTCTTTATTTATGAAGAGAGCCGTTCGGTGAAAAACAACGCATTTACCGTGCGGATTGAGGAACGGCGAAAAGAAGGAAACACCTGGATCCCTGCAGGCCCCAAAAAAGTGTATACGGCCCGGGATCTTCAACGCCCGAGACTTAAGATTTTGGACAAGACTCTATTTTCCATGGCTTTTAAATCCGAAACCGATTTCAGGCAAATGGAAGCACGGTTCTTTTCTCCGGATCAGGAGTATACCCTGTTCAGAATTTCACCATACGATCTTAAGAGGTTCATTGACCGGTGCAATGCCAAAAAACTGCTGTGCAGCAAAGACGGACGGCTGCTCCGGTTTCAGTATATTAAAAAAATGATCCCTGAAATTGTATTCAAAGACTCCGGAAATGCCTTTGATGCCTTTCTTGCCCTGAACGGACATAAAATGCAGGCACCGTGTTATGAAACCGCATCGGATCCTGTCAGAATCGTATCCGGCACCCGGGTGTATGAATTGCCCAAAGGCCTGCCAATGAGCGTGATCAAAGATCTGGTCCGGGGAAAGACCATACCCAACGATGAATTTGACGAAACTTTGGCCGGGTTGAGCCGATATGCCGGAAAGCTCTCTTTGAATATTCCGGGGAGAGCTAAAAAAATAGACCGCCATGCGGTGTTTACGCCGGTGCTGGATTTTGACCCGGACTTGAAATATGCGGATCTGGGATTTGAATACAAAGGCTTTGGTATTTTATCCATGACAGACACACGGCAGGTTTTACTAAACCATGAAACCAACCTTGAACTGCACAGAAATTTTGACGAAGAACTAAAATTCCGGGACATGCTTAAACGCCATGGTGCGGTATTCGATGCCCATACCCCTAAAGATTGTTTCATTCCCGAAAGAAAAAGAGAAAAGATCCTCTATCATGTCCAAAAGCAGGGTGGTGTGCTCAACGTATCAGGCCGCTTCCTGGTGTTGGATATTAAAGTAGCTTGGGACATCAGGGCCACTCAGGAGGAGATTCTTGTGGGAGGTGCCGTCTGCTACCAGGGACAACAAACCGGTATGGAAAATATCCTGGACGCCTGTCTATGCGGACAGCCCTGGTTTGATCTTCCCGGGGGATTAAAAGGGTTTCTCCCAACGGATCTGATCCGGGATTTTGAACACCTTGAACTTCGCGGGGACTTCAGGGATGAGGACATCCGGTTTAATAAATATGACTTCTCCTTTATTGACCGGTTCTTTAACAACAAGGAGAGCGTGGGCCGGGATCATCTGTTTAGCCGGTATCTTGCGTTTTTAAAAAACAGAGGCACCCCGGACCATCCGGTAAAGGTGCCCAAAACCTTGAAAGCGGAACTGCGGCCCTACCAGAAGACCGGATTTGCCTGGCTTCGGGGGCTTGCAGGGTTTGGATTCTGCGGTATCCTTGCAGATGATATGGGGCTGGGTAAAACCGTGCAGGTCTTAACATTTCTCCTGGATGCAAAAGAGCAGTCCGGGGGCGGCCACATAAGCCTGGTGGTCGTTCCCAAAACGTTAATGTGGAACTGGGAATCCGAGGCCAAACGGTTTGCCCCGGACTTGAGATTGCTGGTGTATGCCGGTGCGTCCCGGGACAAATCGTTGTCCAATCTTTTTGATGTTGATCTTGTGATCACATCCTATGGCCTGGTCCGGCAGGACGAAGATCATTTAACCCGGATTTCATGGGATCTGGTTGTTTTGGACGAGGCCCAGGCCATAAAGAATCCCAAGTCACAAATATCCGGATCCATAAAAGCGCTAAACGCGGCAAATAGATTATCTTTAACCGGCACACCCATTGAAAATCGGCCTCTTGACCTATGGAGTCAGTTTGACTTTCTCATGCCCGGATTTCTGGGGGATCAGACGGAATTTCAAAAAATCTATGCCGGACAGGACCAGGAAAGCTTGAACCGGCTGAAAATTCTTACGGCCCCCTTTATCCTGCGAAGAATGAAAAAACAGGTATGCAAAGAGCTGCCGCTCAAAGCCGAAATTACCCTTTACTGCGGTTTCAGCAGAGAACAAAGAACCTGCTACGATGACATCCTTAATACAGGGAAACGTAAGCTGGCAGACCGTCAGGAAAGTCAGGATTCCCGGACAATGCAGATTTTAACCCTGCTTCTCAGACTGAGACAGGCGGCCTGCCATCCGGCCCTGGCGGCCGGAACGTTCCCGACCGGTATCCGGCCGGAGGAATCAAGCCAAAAATTTGAACTGGTCCTGGAAACCGCTCGGGAAATTATTCAAAGCGGTTATAAAATACTGATTTTTTCACAGTTTGTGGCCCTTCTGGATTTGGTGGATCAGATGCTTGTGGCTCACGGCATTAAACGATTTACCCTGTATGGGCGCACAAAAAAGCGGCAAGATGAGATCCAAGGATTTAAACAAAGCCCTGATCCCTGCGCCTTTCTCATCTCACTAAAGGCCGGGGGTGTAGGCTTAAACCTGACCGAGGCCGGATACGTTTTTCTTCTGGATCCCTGGTGGAATCCGGCCGTGGAAAATCAGGCCATAGACAGAAGCTACAGGATTGGCCAGGAAAATCCGGTAACCGTCTACCGGTTCATCACCAAAAATTCGGTGGAGGAAAATATCAGCCGGCTCCAGGCTAAAAAACAGGCCATGGGAAAAGCGGTTCTCGGTCATAAAGGTCTTTCAGATGCCACGCTCACCGAAAAAGAACTTTTGGAATTGATTTATTAA
- a CDS encoding class I SAM-dependent methyltransferase, translating into MDIYSFYLMCFWFSLRDALTPPIKKLKSAGLKKGLSVLDYGCGPGSFSLAASLQVGETGTVYAVDQFPAAIEMIRRKAAKRKLKNVTPILTECYTGLPDESIDIVILHDVFHELINAQKVMDELYRVMKPDAVLWFNDHHMDIPTIEHAIQANHRFKLERHDRSSLIFKKCDPGKTPV; encoded by the coding sequence ATGGATATATATTCTTTTTATCTAATGTGTTTTTGGTTTTCACTGCGTGATGCATTGACACCGCCAATAAAAAAGTTAAAAAGTGCAGGCTTAAAAAAGGGGTTGTCAGTATTGGATTACGGATGCGGTCCGGGTAGTTTCAGCCTTGCGGCATCCCTTCAGGTCGGCGAAACGGGAACAGTATATGCAGTTGACCAATTTCCGGCAGCCATTGAGATGATCCGGCGCAAAGCAGCCAAACGGAAATTGAAAAACGTTACACCTATATTAACAGAGTGTTACACCGGCCTCCCGGACGAAAGTATTGACATTGTTATTCTGCATGACGTGTTCCATGAACTCATCAATGCTCAAAAAGTAATGGATGAATTATACCGTGTGATGAAACCGGATGCTGTTTTATGGTTCAATGACCACCACATGGACATACCAACCATTGAACACGCGATTCAGGCAAATCATCGGTTCAAACTGGAACGGCATGATCGTTCATCTTTGATATTTAAAAAATGTGACCCGGGAAAAACACCCGTATAA
- a CDS encoding isoprenylcysteine carboxylmethyltransferase family protein, whose product MQFVSNGFKSASWLLYAVIVMEIVFMISPFGLYYYSFYGFPLRALTQYKWGSFLTGFFLPHFTRTSSPLISLLQGMGWPLLWLGLVLFAMGFVQIYGSKLVSVLNRGKRDAGPVDSWLYGNVRHPQYVALAVAGLGALLVWPRFLVLFSYVTMLFLYYSLARFEEHRCIMKFGEEYRQYLDNTNMFLPFKIDFPSLEDLIPSRNVRVCIYVSLYAMAILASLGIGEQLKKHTVESISAVYLPETAIVSPARLEPTELEDAFRLATNNPNVKTALNRDDTPASWLVYVVPKQWYIPELPLGIISSRIPHKSLRDFNRNQLSVLFTKPLSHAQPTGGKEILLSAYGFRPVVAAEIDLSENNVLKVTHPPATLAWGKIPTPLL is encoded by the coding sequence ATGCAATTCGTATCCAATGGCTTTAAATCTGCATCATGGCTGCTCTATGCCGTCATTGTTATGGAAATCGTTTTTATGATCAGCCCGTTCGGCCTTTATTATTATTCATTTTACGGATTCCCTTTAAGGGCGCTGACCCAGTATAAGTGGGGCAGTTTTCTTACAGGATTCTTTTTGCCGCATTTTACCCGGACTTCAAGTCCCCTAATCAGTCTGCTTCAAGGTATGGGGTGGCCGCTATTGTGGCTTGGCCTGGTATTGTTTGCCATGGGTTTTGTTCAAATTTACGGATCAAAGTTAGTGTCAGTTCTCAATCGTGGAAAACGTGACGCAGGTCCTGTGGATTCCTGGCTGTATGGTAATGTCAGGCACCCTCAATATGTCGCATTGGCTGTTGCCGGACTGGGAGCTCTACTTGTTTGGCCACGATTTCTGGTGCTTTTTTCCTATGTCACCATGCTTTTTTTGTACTATTCTCTTGCCCGGTTTGAGGAACACCGATGCATTATGAAGTTTGGGGAGGAATACAGGCAATACCTTGACAATACAAATATGTTTCTACCATTTAAAATCGATTTTCCCAGTTTAGAGGACTTGATTCCCTCGCGCAACGTCCGGGTCTGCATCTATGTTTCTTTATATGCAATGGCGATTTTAGCCTCTCTTGGCATTGGAGAACAGTTAAAAAAGCACACTGTTGAAAGCATTTCAGCCGTATATCTGCCTGAAACAGCAATTGTATCCCCAGCCCGCCTGGAGCCAACCGAGCTTGAAGACGCATTCCGTCTGGCAACCAATAATCCAAACGTAAAGACAGCTTTAAACAGGGACGATACACCGGCGTCCTGGCTTGTATATGTGGTTCCCAAACAATGGTATATACCGGAATTACCTTTGGGTATCATTTCATCACGCATCCCCCATAAATCACTAAGGGACTTTAACCGGAACCAATTATCAGTACTGTTTACAAAACCGCTGAGCCATGCCCAGCCGACCGGCGGCAAAGAAATCCTGCTTTCAGCCTATGGGTTCCGGCCTGTTGTTGCCGCAGAGATCGATCTGTCTGAAAATAATGTGCTCAAAGTCACTCACCCCCCGGCGACCCTTGCCTGGGGAAAAATACCAACCCCGTTGCTTTAA
- a CDS encoding class I SAM-dependent methyltransferase, producing the protein MKNILETLEDSRFKYDNVPCGDGQYLKELMIKTRRKSALEIGSANGYSAIWIGLGVKVNNGMLHTIEINRSLVNKCRENIHSAGLTQTVNCIEGNAKDEVKTLRKFFDFLFLDLGPVDMLPILKAVEPKLTDNALIAIHNLNFEQSYTLLFQYASSKGWLIDREHTDDCGGYGFFLITKTAAKRHITTQ; encoded by the coding sequence ATGAAAAACATACTGGAAACGTTAGAAGATTCAAGGTTTAAGTATGACAATGTCCCCTGCGGCGATGGGCAATATCTTAAAGAACTAATGATTAAAACCAGGCGAAAGAGTGCTTTGGAAATCGGTTCTGCAAACGGATATTCTGCAATTTGGATCGGCCTGGGGGTAAAGGTCAACAATGGTATGCTCCATACCATTGAGATTAACCGCTCATTGGTCAATAAATGCAGGGAAAACATCCACTCTGCCGGATTAACTCAAACCGTGAATTGCATTGAAGGCAATGCAAAAGATGAGGTGAAGACCCTCAGGAAGTTTTTTGACTTTTTGTTTTTAGATTTAGGGCCCGTAGACATGCTGCCTATATTAAAGGCAGTTGAGCCGAAGCTCACTGATAATGCGCTTATCGCCATTCATAATCTCAATTTTGAGCAAAGCTATACGCTCTTATTTCAATATGCATCATCCAAGGGCTGGCTCATTGACCGGGAGCACACCGATGATTGTGGAGGTTATGGTTTTTTTCTAATTACCAAAACTGCGGCAAAACGACATATAACCACTCAATAG
- a CDS encoding XRE family transcriptional regulator, producing MSKFDFSVIRTLRMKLGITADELAKRANLTRVTVANLETGGGNPTIETIDALSKAFQLPANELVRLAEVTKCEIGHTEKFKKKEAAGTHIWFPNFEIYHMRAPQGARKEADPKHHENTAEICVVLSGKLKAMVGGQVFELGPGEALRFKALHDHYFDVINDAEFLLIHHNIV from the coding sequence ATGAGTAAATTTGACTTTTCGGTAATACGTACTCTGCGCATGAAACTTGGCATTACGGCTGACGAGCTTGCCAAGCGTGCTAACTTGACCCGTGTGACGGTTGCAAATCTTGAAACCGGTGGCGGTAACCCGACCATTGAGACAATAGACGCCTTAAGCAAGGCCTTTCAACTCCCTGCGAATGAGCTTGTAAGACTGGCGGAAGTGACTAAATGCGAGATCGGCCATACGGAAAAATTCAAAAAGAAAGAGGCTGCCGGAACCCATATTTGGTTCCCTAATTTTGAGATTTATCACATGAGGGCACCACAAGGTGCCAGAAAGGAAGCCGATCCTAAACATCACGAAAATACGGCCGAAATTTGCGTGGTTCTCTCCGGCAAGTTGAAAGCGATGGTGGGAGGCCAGGTCTTTGAGTTAGGTCCGGGAGAGGCATTGCGTTTCAAGGCACTCCACGACCATTATTTCGATGTCATTAATGATGCTGAATTTCTTTTGATTCATCACAATATCGTCTAG
- a CDS encoding IS1 family transposase, which produces MKQYAEIKCPRCGKDDLMKNGHSKNGAQRYLCKNCKKCFQLDYSYNAWRPGVKEQIEKQTLNSSGVRDISRNLGIAKGTVISELKKKRRRK; this is translated from the coding sequence ATGAAACAATATGCCGAAATAAAATGCCCCAGATGTGGAAAAGACGATCTGATGAAAAACGGACACAGTAAAAATGGCGCACAACGATACCTATGCAAAAACTGTAAAAAATGCTTCCAACTCGACTATTCCTATAATGCCTGGCGTCCCGGCGTCAAAGAGCAGATAGAGAAACAAACTCTGAACAGTAGCGGGGTGAGGGATATCAGCAGGAATTTGGGCATCGCAAAAGGAACTGTTATTTCCGAGCTCAAAAAAAAACGCCGGCGGAAGTGA
- a CDS encoding IS1 family transposase, with protein MDVEIQLSVEGDEFWSYVSNKKNQRWTWYVIERETGIILAWHNGKRTDESCARLMEKLADFPIRYFHTDNWQSYSKFIPAEKHIIGKDNTWRIERRNLNFRTHIKRLNRKTICFSKNENIHDNVIGMYINRYYFSTGSFLEAA; from the coding sequence ATGGATGTTGAAATTCAGCTGAGCGTCGAAGGCGATGAATTCTGGAGCTATGTCAGTAATAAGAAAAACCAGCGTTGGACATGGTACGTTATCGAAAGAGAGACAGGGATTATTCTCGCCTGGCATAATGGCAAACGGACGGATGAAAGTTGTGCCCGTCTGATGGAAAAATTGGCTGATTTCCCAATAAGGTATTTCCATACAGACAATTGGCAGAGTTATAGTAAATTCATTCCGGCTGAAAAGCACATCATTGGGAAAGATAACACATGGAGGATTGAAAGGCGTAATCTGAATTTCAGAACCCATATCAAGCGATTGAATCGAAAAACTATCTGCTTTTCAAAGAACGAAAATATTCATGACAATGTTATTGGCATGTACATCAACCGGTATTATTTCTCTACTGGTTCTTTCCTGGAAGCTGCTTAA
- a CDS encoding cation:proton antiporter: MGIASDIAIIVVAGLIGGLVAQRLKQPLILGYILVGVMVGPFTGGVTVSNIHDIELLAEIGVALLLFALGLEFSLKELKPVARIALIGTPIQMLLSIFLGFGIGKLFHWPFNDSLWFGGLIALSSTMVILKTLMSQGRMGTLSSRVMIGMLIVQDLAIVPLMIILPKLNHLEAGIPALGWAAVKAVTFLFLMIFIGTRLIPKLLAYIARHNSRELFLLAITAMGLGVGYGTYLFGLSFAFGAFVAGMVLSESDYGHQALSDIIPLRDIFGLLFFVSVGMLLDPVFLIKNWRLILIVVLCVSAGKGIIFSLLSRLFGYGNVIPLALGLSMFQVGEFSFVLARVGISTQSISNDLYSLTLATAIVTMLLTPLISGLTAPLYGLRKRMFKKEPVQTINLPDTGLHNHVVIAGGGRIGFHIGQVLQRLDQAFVIIELDYRRVSQVKSKGFPVIYGDVTRDVVLEAGKVKEANLVLITTPRIDVTGAACRQIRLLNPTVNIVARAEGVEQMQALHDQDIQEVVQPEFEAGLQFTRQALLYLNIPATDIQKYTDAFRRELYAPLFKISKRSQTLSQLQKACDLLEFNWIKIVAGSPVIGRTIKELDLRTKTGISIVGVMNDGELQPNPGPDYQLKTGDLIAVMGNVEQLADFQTLISPPQ, encoded by the coding sequence ATGGGTATAGCTTCTGATATTGCAATTATTGTTGTGGCCGGTTTAATCGGCGGCCTTGTGGCCCAGCGGTTAAAACAGCCTTTAATCCTGGGGTACATTCTGGTCGGTGTCATGGTGGGTCCGTTTACCGGCGGCGTCACTGTTTCCAATATCCACGACATTGAGTTGCTGGCGGAGATTGGGGTTGCGCTTTTGCTGTTTGCCCTGGGACTGGAATTTTCACTCAAAGAACTAAAGCCTGTGGCCCGGATTGCCTTGATCGGCACCCCGATACAGATGCTGCTTTCAATTTTCCTTGGGTTCGGCATCGGTAAACTATTTCACTGGCCGTTTAATGATTCCCTCTGGTTTGGTGGGCTCATTGCCCTGTCCAGCACCATGGTGATTCTCAAAACTCTGATGAGCCAGGGGCGAATGGGTACCCTGTCAAGCCGGGTCATGATCGGCATGTTGATTGTTCAGGATCTGGCAATTGTTCCTTTGATGATTATTCTGCCCAAATTAAACCACCTGGAAGCAGGCATCCCCGCCCTTGGCTGGGCGGCGGTCAAGGCAGTGACATTCCTGTTTCTGATGATCTTTATAGGCACACGGCTCATTCCAAAACTACTGGCCTATATTGCCAGGCACAATTCACGGGAGCTGTTCCTGCTGGCAATTACGGCAATGGGTCTGGGCGTGGGATACGGCACCTATTTATTTGGGTTGTCCTTTGCTTTTGGCGCGTTTGTGGCCGGCATGGTGCTCAGCGAATCTGATTACGGCCACCAGGCACTGAGCGATATCATTCCGTTAAGGGATATCTTTGGTTTGCTTTTCTTTGTGTCGGTGGGCATGCTCCTGGACCCGGTCTTTTTGATTAAAAACTGGCGATTAATTCTGATTGTGGTTTTATGCGTATCCGCAGGCAAGGGAATTATTTTCAGCCTGTTAAGCCGTTTATTCGGGTATGGCAACGTCATTCCGCTGGCTTTGGGATTAAGCATGTTCCAGGTGGGAGAGTTTTCATTTGTTTTGGCCCGGGTCGGTATCAGCACCCAATCCATATCCAACGATCTCTATTCCCTGACACTGGCCACCGCAATTGTTACCATGTTACTGACACCGCTTATTTCCGGACTGACCGCGCCGTTGTACGGCTTGCGAAAGCGAATGTTTAAAAAAGAGCCGGTACAGACCATCAACTTGCCGGACACAGGCTTGCACAACCATGTGGTCATTGCAGGCGGGGGGCGGATCGGATTTCACATAGGCCAGGTACTCCAGCGCCTGGATCAGGCCTTTGTCATCATAGAGCTTGATTACCGGCGGGTGAGCCAGGTCAAAAGCAAGGGGTTTCCGGTGATTTACGGGGATGTCACCCGGGATGTCGTTCTGGAGGCCGGTAAGGTAAAAGAGGCCAATCTTGTACTCATTACCACACCCAGGATTGATGTCACCGGCGCCGCCTGCCGGCAGATTCGCCTTTTAAACCCCACGGTGAATATTGTGGCAAGGGCCGAAGGCGTAGAGCAGATGCAGGCCCTGCATGACCAGGACATACAGGAAGTGGTTCAGCCGGAATTTGAAGCCGGCCTGCAATTCACCCGCCAGGCGTTGCTCTATTTAAATATCCCGGCCACGGATATCCAAAAATATACCGATGCCTTTCGCAGGGAGTTGTATGCACCGCTTTTCAAAATTTCCAAGAGGAGTCAAACCCTGTCACAACTCCAGAAAGCATGCGATCTCTTGGAGTTTAACTGGATAAAAATAGTGGCCGGCAGTCCCGTGATCGGCCGGACAATCAAAGAGCTGGATCTTCGCACCAAGACAGGAATATCAATAGTCGGTGTAATGAATGACGGCGAATTGCAACCCAACCCGGGTCCGGATTATCAGTTGAAAACAGGGGATTTAATCGCTGTCATGGGCAATGTCGAGCAATTGGCGGATTTCCAAACACTGATTTCGCCACCACAATAA
- a CDS encoding helix-turn-helix transcriptional regulator: MTIRINLDVMMARRKINSNTLAEKIGITAQNLSILKTGKAKAIRFSTLDAICRHLDCQPGDILEYSNES, encoded by the coding sequence TTGACTATTCGTATCAATTTGGATGTTATGATGGCCCGGCGTAAAATCAACTCCAATACCCTGGCAGAGAAGATAGGCATTACAGCGCAAAATCTGTCCATCCTGAAAACAGGTAAAGCCAAAGCCATCAGATTCTCTACCCTTGACGCAATATGCCGTCATTTGGATTGTCAGCCAGGTGACATTCTGGAATATTCTAACGAGTCGTAA